The Ktedonobacteraceae bacterium genome has a window encoding:
- a CDS encoding site-2 protease family protein: MSWNPGDFSEYSEMPAEVDYSTPAYYEQDAERAPRSAQPVQSLQPLRSYPDYDNAQGPTLVNSYDPAPMSEYRGPTNLEGYTIDAGQEQREAARRGTAGDGKKRKGLAGLGGIGASIIALLLKFKTLLLLLFDFKWLAFFAKFGLASITALISIAAYAWIFGWPFAIGLVALLFIHEMGHALVMKMKGVPIGGVVFIPLLGAAVFMRQMPKNAKDEAEVGIAGPIAGAIASSVCLFLAQLTPGVHTIWAPLAYFGFFINLFNLIPIVPFDGGRVLAAIDRRIWIIGFLGLLAFEIWSWFNGNFSIWLLFFIFMAGSQLWARRHVPNTPEARAYYAVPVFERIVLSLVYFGLAAVLVLGMSVSHGLIFGPGY; the protein is encoded by the coding sequence ATGTCCTGGAATCCGGGTGATTTTTCCGAATATAGCGAAATGCCAGCCGAAGTAGATTACTCCACCCCTGCCTATTATGAGCAGGATGCAGAGAGAGCGCCGCGTTCTGCCCAGCCGGTACAATCCCTGCAACCATTGCGATCCTACCCCGATTATGACAACGCGCAAGGTCCCACGCTCGTCAACAGCTACGACCCGGCTCCGATGAGCGAATATCGCGGGCCTACGAATCTGGAGGGCTATACGATAGATGCCGGCCAGGAGCAGCGCGAGGCCGCCAGACGTGGCACTGCCGGCGATGGCAAGAAACGCAAAGGTCTCGCGGGTCTTGGCGGTATCGGTGCCAGTATTATTGCGTTGCTGCTCAAGTTCAAGACGCTGTTATTACTCCTGTTCGACTTCAAGTGGCTGGCTTTCTTCGCGAAATTTGGGCTGGCAAGCATTACCGCTCTCATTTCGATTGCCGCCTACGCATGGATTTTTGGCTGGCCCTTCGCCATCGGCCTGGTCGCACTGCTATTCATACACGAAATGGGTCATGCGCTGGTCATGAAAATGAAAGGTGTGCCTATTGGGGGCGTGGTTTTTATTCCCCTGCTCGGTGCCGCGGTTTTTATGCGCCAGATGCCGAAAAATGCCAAAGATGAGGCAGAGGTGGGTATCGCCGGGCCGATTGCGGGCGCGATAGCCTCGTCGGTCTGCCTGTTTCTGGCACAGTTGACGCCTGGTGTGCATACGATCTGGGCGCCACTGGCCTACTTCGGCTTTTTCATCAACCTGTTCAATCTGATACCGATAGTGCCTTTCGACGGCGGGCGTGTTCTTGCCGCGATAGATCGCAGAATCTGGATCATCGGCTTCCTGGGCCTGCTCGCTTTCGAAATCTGGTCGTGGTTCAACGGCAACTTTTCCATCTGGCTGCTCTTCTTCATCTTTATGGCGGGTTCTCAGCTCTGGGCGCGCCGCCATGTTCCGAATACGCCCGAGGCGCGCGCGTACTACGCCGTACCCGTGTTCGAACGTATTGTACTGAGTCTTGTCTACTTTGGCCTGGCCGCTGTGCTGGTGTTGGGGATGTCGGTTTCGCATGGGCTGATCTTTGGGCCGGGATACTGA
- a CDS encoding Nramp family divalent metal transporter produces the protein MDTPREKTEELKTKDRARHRKTARSRFGLTRSSSLFRLFAVLGPGLIAANAGNDAGGIATFSQAGASYGYSLLWALAISGFCLAIVQEMCARMGAITGKGLADLIREQFGVRLAALAMLALLIANTGVTVSEFLGIGASVQVLANDPHTPFVYLVVPLAGLILWWLVIKGSYRRVEKVFLIMSLGFLAYIPAAFAAHPAWSEVGRQIIVPPLSTSSGFLLTAVALVGTTISPYMQFFVQSSVADKGIHAGEYVYEQLDIYSGTIFAMIIAGFVVIATGATLFPAHHSVQTALDAAFALAAFAGKYASLLFGIGLFGASLLAAAVLPLSTSYAICEAFGFERGVSRSFSEAPVFQSIFTGLIILGVLITLIPGLPIIQVLIILQDLNAAMLPILLVFIILLVNNRRLMGRHVNGIVFNVISWTTVVVISILIILLLLNTIFGVTI, from the coding sequence GTGGATACTCCACGCGAGAAGACAGAGGAACTCAAAACCAAAGACCGCGCTCGCCACAGGAAGACAGCGCGGTCGCGTTTTGGCCTAACTCGTTCATCATCACTATTTCGGCTCTTTGCCGTGTTAGGGCCAGGACTGATTGCGGCCAATGCGGGTAATGACGCGGGGGGCATTGCAACTTTTTCGCAGGCGGGCGCCAGCTATGGCTATAGCCTGCTGTGGGCGCTTGCCATCTCCGGCTTTTGCCTGGCAATTGTGCAGGAAATGTGCGCTCGCATGGGAGCTATTACCGGCAAAGGATTGGCCGACCTCATCCGCGAACAATTTGGAGTACGCCTGGCTGCTCTCGCGATGCTGGCGCTGCTGATCGCCAATACGGGAGTAACCGTCTCCGAATTTCTTGGCATCGGTGCCAGCGTGCAGGTGCTGGCCAATGATCCACATACTCCATTTGTCTATCTCGTCGTGCCACTCGCGGGCCTCATTCTGTGGTGGCTTGTCATCAAGGGGTCGTACCGGCGCGTCGAAAAAGTCTTTCTCATTATGTCGCTGGGCTTTCTCGCCTATATCCCGGCGGCATTTGCCGCTCACCCTGCCTGGAGCGAAGTTGGCCGGCAGATCATTGTACCACCACTCAGTACGAGCAGCGGCTTTTTGCTCACGGCGGTTGCGCTGGTTGGCACAACCATCAGCCCATATATGCAGTTTTTTGTCCAGTCTTCCGTGGCCGATAAAGGTATTCATGCCGGTGAATATGTCTACGAACAGCTGGATATCTACAGCGGCACCATTTTCGCGATGATCATCGCCGGATTTGTGGTTATTGCCACTGGCGCTACCCTCTTTCCGGCGCATCATAGCGTGCAAACCGCGCTCGACGCGGCATTTGCGCTCGCGGCATTTGCCGGTAAGTATGCCTCGCTACTTTTTGGCATTGGCCTGTTTGGGGCATCATTGCTTGCCGCTGCCGTTCTGCCACTTTCCACATCCTACGCCATCTGTGAGGCTTTCGGTTTTGAGCGTGGGGTCTCACGCAGTTTCAGTGAAGCTCCAGTCTTCCAGAGTATTTTCACCGGCCTGATTATCCTGGGCGTGCTCATCACGCTTATTCCAGGACTTCCCATCATCCAGGTGCTGATCATCTTGCAGGACCTGAATGCGGCTATGCTGCCCATTCTGCTGGTATTCATCATTTTGCTGGTCAATAATCGCCGCCTGATGGGACGGCATGTCAATGGGATTGTCTTCAACGTCATTTCCTGGACGACGGTCGTCGTTATCAGCATTCTGATCATACTCTTGCTGCTGAATACGATTTTCGGTGTGACGATATAA
- a CDS encoding LAGLIDADG family homing endonuclease has translation MLEQKGPARKAQPGTDPQQMTQLEGIRQKVFMDRYSLKDPSGQPLEFYPEQTWARVARGIAAVEPTEELREHWEQRFYEALSGFQFVPGGRILAGAGSGHQVTFYNCLSADTLVHTKQGLVPIGTLQGEHAVLSEGGVYRPAFFKSYGKQQLWKVTLANGTQIYATVDHQWVVNKEKGGTERVTTRDLEGRCIPINPRPAPDYDNDFSEGVRHGIVYGDGSVQYDQAHVCLVEEKEQLAGWFGSYRHKESGGSVATKEHIRVQGLPATWKKLPTKTASASYWRGFVAGLIATDGHVDERGSVAIYNRDREALERIAEGMAIAGFVSSGITMTREISPYSGEEKPVYRLQLFKATINQRDILHPKHQENFLQSPAARNASIRVESVEETDRYEEVYCCVEPETHTITISHGYLTGQCYVIPSPEDSRQGILDNLKTMTEIMARGGGVGINLSTLRPRGSYIKTVNGTASGPCSWAQLYSVATGDVIQQGGSRRGALMLMLDDNHPDIEEFITVKRTEGKIEHANLSVAISDRFMQAVKDDEDWDLVWQGEVKKTIRARDLWDLICKSAWESAEPGVVFMDRYNKLSNTWYYEDIRCVNPCVTGDTLVSTEHGYTYARDLQVGMKIRTPAGLKPIEKVYNNGLKRIYRVNFSDGGYLEGTADHKLKVVRGKKYQWVPIAELTENDKVLVVPNEAFGPRQNLPREAMEYITKRELNVANFYDRRLGLIVGAVLGDGLLREVQIRNSHSYQCVVAFGTREDGWYDTFANLMTDMNIHTHRTFLEKDFVGEGGIAIKHASIRLECYKLATLLVRIGLKTNVKAPQKAIPAAFMRMEKDFLAGVLDGLFSTDGSVLMKQDNPLLRFHTASYELAQQVRLILLQFGIHGRIYRATGDEDIMYDGRSMYGTGEKYDVVIMNEGIARFYSEIGLSHPEKAVRLKEIAEDWHYIGGTWTASVVSIEDTEREEEVYDLYEPDTLTWVTNGYCSLDCGEQGLPPWGVCNLGALNLSAFVKDGKMDYSRLAEMSKVAMRFLDNVIDANEYFIEENRQAQLGTRRTGLGTMGLADALIKMKVAYGSEESIPVIERIYSTIRDAAYEASADIAVEKGSFPSFERDKYMQGKFIQKLPKAIQEKIRKQGIRNAVLLTQAPTGTTSLLSGVSSGIEPVYDFAMVRRDRTGEHILYHPLLQEWREKHPDEPTPKYFVSANDLTPEEHVRVQATIQKYTDSSISKTVNAPNSHTVEDVQTLYRLAYELGCKGITYMRDGSRVGVLSHIEEKKPEPQEQQAAVMTPVTSIQQGVKPRPPVVQGYTRQVNAPEGKINVTINSDEHGPLEVFVNVGKAGSDIAALAEALGRLISLNLRILSPLSQTDRVKEIADQLRGIGGSRSVGFGPQQVRSLPDAVARALELHVESLEQEAEQQADSSSAANGINGAQTDASNSSPLRLSRLSITGNLCPQCGCNTMVYEEGCKKCYNCGHSEC, from the coding sequence ATGTTGGAGCAGAAGGGGCCTGCCAGAAAAGCCCAGCCGGGTACAGACCCGCAGCAAATGACGCAGTTAGAGGGGATTCGCCAGAAGGTGTTCATGGATAGATATTCCCTCAAGGACCCATCGGGTCAGCCGTTGGAATTTTATCCCGAGCAAACGTGGGCCAGAGTAGCGCGTGGCATTGCTGCCGTAGAGCCTACCGAGGAATTGCGCGAGCATTGGGAACAGCGTTTCTACGAGGCGCTCTCCGGTTTCCAGTTCGTACCCGGCGGTCGCATCCTGGCAGGAGCCGGGTCGGGTCACCAGGTGACGTTTTACAATTGTTTGAGCGCTGATACTCTTGTACATACAAAGCAAGGGCTAGTACCGATCGGTACTCTTCAGGGAGAACATGCTGTTTTGAGCGAAGGCGGCGTTTACCGGCCCGCGTTCTTCAAAAGCTACGGCAAACAGCAGCTCTGGAAAGTCACGTTAGCCAATGGCACCCAGATATATGCAACCGTTGACCACCAATGGGTTGTGAACAAAGAAAAAGGTGGTACCGAACGTGTCACAACTCGCGATCTTGAGGGGAGATGCATTCCTATCAATCCCCGTCCTGCTCCAGATTATGACAACGACTTTTCCGAAGGTGTACGGCACGGCATTGTCTACGGCGATGGCTCCGTACAATATGACCAGGCTCACGTCTGCCTGGTTGAGGAAAAAGAACAGCTAGCTGGCTGGTTTGGCTCCTATAGACACAAGGAGAGCGGCGGCTCGGTCGCGACTAAAGAGCATATCCGCGTTCAGGGACTTCCCGCCACATGGAAGAAGCTACCCACGAAAACGGCTTCTGCATCTTACTGGCGCGGCTTCGTAGCAGGCCTGATCGCAACGGATGGTCATGTTGACGAACGTGGCTCGGTCGCAATCTACAATAGAGACAGAGAAGCCCTGGAACGCATAGCTGAAGGAATGGCTATAGCGGGCTTCGTCTCATCCGGTATCACCATGACACGCGAGATTTCTCCTTATAGCGGGGAAGAAAAACCCGTGTACCGGCTGCAACTCTTCAAAGCAACTATCAACCAGCGTGATATCTTGCATCCGAAGCACCAGGAGAATTTCCTTCAATCGCCGGCAGCACGCAATGCTTCGATTCGTGTAGAGTCTGTCGAAGAAACCGACCGTTACGAGGAAGTTTACTGCTGCGTTGAGCCTGAGACGCATACCATCACCATCAGTCACGGCTACCTGACCGGGCAATGCTACGTGATTCCCAGCCCCGAAGACAGTCGCCAGGGCATCCTCGACAATTTGAAGACGATGACCGAGATTATGGCGCGCGGTGGCGGCGTTGGCATCAATCTTTCGACGCTACGCCCGCGCGGCTCCTATATCAAGACGGTGAACGGCACTGCTTCTGGTCCGTGTTCGTGGGCGCAACTCTATTCGGTGGCGACGGGGGATGTGATACAGCAGGGTGGCTCGAGAAGGGGCGCCTTAATGCTCATGCTTGACGATAACCACCCGGATATCGAAGAGTTCATCACGGTCAAGCGCACCGAGGGCAAGATCGAGCATGCCAATCTCTCGGTGGCCATCTCCGACAGGTTCATGCAGGCGGTAAAGGATGACGAGGACTGGGACCTGGTCTGGCAGGGTGAGGTTAAGAAGACCATCCGCGCCCGCGATTTATGGGACCTGATCTGCAAGTCGGCCTGGGAATCCGCCGAACCCGGCGTCGTCTTCATGGACAGGTACAATAAGCTGTCGAATACCTGGTATTACGAGGATATTCGCTGCGTGAATCCATGTGTAACCGGCGATACTCTTGTTTCAACTGAACACGGCTATACATACGCACGTGACTTGCAGGTAGGCATGAAAATTCGCACGCCAGCAGGACTAAAGCCCATTGAAAAGGTATATAACAATGGGCTTAAGCGCATTTATCGTGTGAACTTTTCTGATGGTGGCTATCTGGAAGGCACCGCCGATCACAAGCTGAAAGTTGTGCGTGGCAAAAAGTACCAGTGGGTACCCATAGCAGAGTTGACTGAAAATGATAAAGTCCTGGTTGTACCCAATGAAGCATTTGGACCACGCCAGAACCTTCCAAGAGAAGCGATGGAGTATATTACCAAACGCGAACTCAACGTTGCCAACTTTTATGATCGCAGACTTGGTCTGATCGTTGGCGCCGTACTGGGCGATGGATTATTGCGTGAAGTACAGATCAGGAACAGCCATTCTTATCAGTGCGTTGTGGCGTTCGGCACCCGCGAAGATGGCTGGTATGATACCTTCGCGAATCTGATGACAGATATGAATATCCATACTCATCGCACATTCCTCGAAAAAGATTTTGTTGGCGAAGGCGGCATTGCTATCAAGCATGCATCCATACGTTTAGAATGCTACAAATTGGCAACGTTGCTTGTTCGCATTGGCTTGAAAACCAATGTTAAGGCACCACAAAAGGCTATTCCTGCTGCTTTCATGCGCATGGAAAAAGATTTCCTGGCCGGCGTCCTTGATGGTCTCTTTTCAACGGACGGCAGCGTCCTGATGAAACAGGATAACCCGTTGCTGCGCTTCCATACGGCATCATATGAACTGGCACAGCAGGTACGTTTGATCCTGCTCCAGTTCGGCATTCACGGGCGCATCTATCGCGCAACTGGCGACGAGGATATCATGTACGATGGCCGCTCGATGTATGGTACCGGCGAGAAATATGATGTCGTTATCATGAACGAGGGTATCGCCCGCTTCTATTCAGAAATCGGTCTAAGCCATCCTGAAAAAGCAGTACGTCTGAAAGAGATCGCCGAAGATTGGCATTATATCGGAGGTACGTGGACAGCTTCGGTCGTTTCAATTGAGGATACCGAGCGAGAAGAAGAGGTCTATGACCTGTACGAACCCGATACGCTTACCTGGGTTACGAATGGATACTGCTCACTTGATTGCGGCGAACAAGGTCTGCCGCCTTGGGGCGTCTGTAATTTAGGTGCATTAAATCTTTCAGCATTTGTGAAAGACGGCAAGATGGATTACTCGCGCCTGGCAGAAATGAGCAAGGTAGCAATGCGCTTCCTGGACAATGTCATCGATGCCAACGAGTACTTCATCGAGGAGAATCGCCAGGCGCAACTTGGCACGAGACGTACCGGCCTGGGGACGATGGGGCTGGCAGACGCGCTGATTAAGATGAAAGTGGCCTATGGCAGCGAAGAGTCGATTCCGGTGATCGAGCGCATCTATAGCACCATTCGCGACGCGGCATACGAGGCTTCCGCCGATATTGCCGTCGAAAAAGGCTCGTTCCCCAGTTTCGAGCGCGACAAGTATATGCAGGGCAAGTTCATCCAGAAGTTGCCCAAGGCCATCCAGGAGAAGATCAGAAAGCAGGGCATTCGCAACGCCGTCCTGCTGACGCAGGCTCCGACGGGTACGACGAGCCTGCTTTCAGGCGTAAGTTCGGGCATCGAGCCGGTGTACGACTTCGCGATGGTGCGTCGTGACCGCACGGGCGAGCATATCCTGTATCATCCACTGTTACAGGAGTGGCGCGAGAAGCATCCAGACGAGCCAACGCCGAAATACTTCGTCTCCGCGAACGACCTGACGCCTGAAGAACACGTGCGCGTGCAGGCAACCATCCAGAAGTATACGGACTCCAGTATCAGCAAGACGGTCAACGCACCCAACAGCCATACGGTAGAAGATGTGCAGACGCTCTACCGGCTGGCATACGAACTGGGCTGCAAGGGCATCACCTATATGCGTGACGGCTCGCGTGTGGGCGTGCTTTCGCATATCGAGGAGAAGAAACCGGAACCGCAGGAGCAGCAGGCCGCCGTAATGACGCCGGTGACTTCGATCCAGCAGGGGGTCAAGCCGCGACCGCCGGTCGTGCAGGGATACACGCGCCAGGTGAACGCGCCGGAGGGGAAGATCAACGTCACAATCAACAGCGACGAGCATGGGCCATTGGAAGTGTTTGTCAACGTTGGCAAGGCCGGCAGCGATATAGCAGCCCTGGCGGAGGCGTTGGGTCGTCTGATCTCCTTAAACCTGCGCATCCTCAGCCCGCTCTCGCAGACTGACCGTGTCAAGGAAATCGCCGACCAACTGCGCGGTATTGGTGGCAGTCGTTCGGTGGGCTTCGGCCCGCAGCAGGTACGCTCGCTGCCCGACGCGGTCGCCCGCGCGCTCGAACTGCATGTCGAATCCCTGGAACAGGAGGCCGAGCAGCAGGCGGATTCATCGTCTGCCGCTAATGGGATAAACGGCGCTCAAACGGATGCCTCGAATTCAAGCCCATTGCGCCTCAGCCGTCTGAGCATCACGGGCAACCTCTGCCCTCAATGTGGTTGCAATACGATGGTGTACGAGGAGGGATGCAAGAAGTGCTATAACTGCGGGCATAGTGAGTGCTAA
- a CDS encoding competence/damage-inducible protein A: MRAEIISCGTELLLGHITDTNATYLAQSLAALGIDLYFVSQVGDNQGRIVETLRRAWERSDLIVMTGGLGPTEDDLARESISALLGETMRVDPKLEAELRSMFAARNSQMPERNVKQATLIPSAQALPNPRGTAPGWWVQKDGHIIVAMPGVPREMYRMWEEEVIPRLSPYTGGLIFTRILRVWGLGESAVEERLQPLLHNTNPTIATYAKLDAVDVRITAKGETRAEAEQKVADMEVQARQILGHYVFGVDKATLQGVVGEYLVARNQWLAVMESLTGGLLSSTITDSPGSSKHFIGGIVSYSPDLKIQMGVPREVIEEYGVISEQTARAMAHAVRELLHTDYGLGITGVAGPDTQEGKPVGTVHIAIEGPDGVVTGMGPGWRASREDTKRLSVLAALNLLRLHLEGVKKGE; encoded by the coding sequence ATGCGCGCGGAAATTATTTCCTGCGGTACCGAATTGCTGCTCGGTCATATTACCGATACCAATGCCACCTATCTTGCCCAGAGTCTCGCGGCCCTGGGCATCGATCTCTATTTTGTCTCGCAGGTAGGGGATAACCAGGGGCGCATCGTTGAAACGCTACGGCGTGCCTGGGAACGTTCCGACCTCATTGTCATGACCGGCGGCTTAGGTCCGACCGAAGATGATCTCGCCCGCGAATCCATCAGTGCTCTGTTAGGCGAAACGATGCGGGTAGACCCTAAGTTGGAAGCCGAGTTGCGATCAATGTTCGCGGCCCGCAATAGCCAGATGCCCGAGCGCAATGTCAAACAGGCCACGCTGATCCCCTCGGCGCAGGCGCTGCCGAATCCGCGGGGAACCGCGCCCGGCTGGTGGGTGCAGAAGGATGGGCATATTATTGTGGCGATGCCCGGCGTGCCACGCGAAATGTATCGCATGTGGGAGGAGGAGGTCATTCCCCGGCTTAGCCCCTATACGGGCGGCCTGATCTTCACGCGTATCTTGCGCGTCTGGGGCCTGGGGGAGTCTGCTGTCGAGGAACGCCTGCAACCCTTACTGCACAACACCAATCCCACAATTGCGACCTATGCCAAGCTCGATGCCGTCGATGTGCGTATCACCGCCAAGGGCGAAACACGCGCGGAGGCCGAGCAGAAAGTCGCGGATATGGAGGTACAGGCGCGCCAGATTCTGGGGCATTATGTTTTCGGCGTAGATAAAGCCACCTTACAAGGGGTAGTAGGTGAGTATCTGGTAGCCCGTAACCAATGGCTGGCGGTGATGGAATCACTGACCGGAGGGCTGCTATCGAGTACGATTACAGATAGTCCCGGCAGTTCTAAGCATTTTATTGGCGGTATCGTATCATATAGTCCTGATCTCAAAATACAGATGGGCGTACCACGTGAGGTGATAGAGGAATATGGCGTCATCAGCGAACAAACGGCACGGGCTATGGCACATGCGGTTCGCGAACTGCTGCATACCGACTACGGCCTGGGTATTACCGGAGTGGCAGGCCCTGATACGCAAGAGGGTAAGCCGGTTGGTACCGTTCATATAGCCATAGAAGGGCCGGATGGGGTAGTAACGGGAATGGGGCCGGGCTGGCGGGCCAGCCGCGAAGACACCAAACGTTTATCCGTGCTGGCGGCCCTCAACCTTTTGAGGCTACACCTTGAGGGAGTGAAAAAAGGGGAATAA
- a CDS encoding phosphoribulokinase, producing MQRMTTALQPLIVAICGDSGSGKTTLTDGMVRVFGQDRITHICLDDYHILDRATRLQQSITALRPEANNLPLMTEHIRRLARGESVVKPVYDHKTGTFAAPERACPSEIIIVHGLHPLFTEELRSLAHVRIYLDPETALLQQWKIMRDSTSRGYTVEQVRQQMKIRRRDSRLFIQPQKQFADIIIRFSRGDLYYRTRDLAHLDVRLIEAKHAPKIDLTDVLEMSHNGSQPALRLTEAIYQGSMRDVLEIDGTITHQKARELEDRIWSHMQEASHLRPDRLQDLGRFYTGNIQRQSDTLALTQLIVLYHVISARQRMERNESGSTAQQEVFDQYPGPKISPCETDIPNTSTAARPK from the coding sequence ATGCAAAGAATGACAACTGCTCTCCAGCCCCTCATAGTAGCAATCTGTGGTGACAGCGGTTCGGGCAAAACAACACTGACAGATGGCATGGTGCGGGTTTTTGGGCAGGACCGCATCACACATATCTGTCTCGACGACTATCACATCCTTGACCGGGCGACCCGCTTGCAGCAGTCCATCACCGCTCTTCGACCTGAAGCCAATAATTTGCCGCTCATGACCGAGCATATTCGTCGGTTAGCCCGCGGCGAATCTGTGGTCAAGCCTGTTTACGACCATAAGACCGGTACGTTTGCCGCTCCTGAACGCGCCTGCCCATCCGAGATCATCATCGTGCATGGCCTGCATCCATTGTTTACGGAAGAACTACGCAGCCTGGCACATGTCCGTATTTATCTCGACCCTGAAACTGCCCTCTTGCAGCAATGGAAAATCATGCGCGACAGCACTTCACGTGGTTACACAGTTGAGCAAGTTCGCCAACAAATGAAGATTCGCCGTCGTGATAGTCGCCTTTTTATTCAGCCGCAAAAACAGTTTGCCGATATCATCATCCGCTTCTCACGCGGCGACCTGTATTACCGCACGCGTGACCTGGCGCACCTCGATGTGCGCCTGATTGAGGCCAAGCACGCCCCCAAAATCGACCTTACCGATGTCCTGGAAATGTCTCACAATGGCTCGCAGCCGGCCCTACGGCTCACCGAAGCCATCTATCAAGGGTCGATGCGCGATGTGCTGGAAATCGATGGCACCATCACGCATCAAAAAGCGCGCGAACTTGAAGACCGCATCTGGTCGCACATGCAGGAAGCCAGCCATCTCCGTCCTGATCGCTTGCAAGACCTGGGCCGCTTCTACACCGGTAACATCCAGCGGCAGAGCGATACACTTGCCCTCACCCAGCTCATCGTCCTCTATCACGTGATAAGCGCGCGCCAGCGTATGGAAAGAAACGAATCAGGCTCTACAGCACAGCAAGAGGTCTTTGATCAGTATCCCGGCCCAAAGATCAGCCCATGCGAAACCGACATCCCCAACACCAGCACAGCGGCCAGGCCAAAGTAG